One part of the Fusobacterium russii ATCC 25533 genome encodes these proteins:
- a CDS encoding hydroxymethylglutaryl-CoA lyase, with amino-acid sequence MKEKIEIYEVGPRDGFQSVKVDCVLIPTEEKLKVIDNIVLAGIKHIEFTSFVSPKAIPQLADSVEVTKYVLDKYPNIDLFALVPNLRGAKTAYDLGLNKVCYVVSLSSSHNKANINRTHEQSLEAYKEIRNNYPDLEIIVDLATAFGCPFEGKYKDPQKIINFIGDYVKEGMKVCCLCDTIGIADPMQVKNIISKIKTQYPNLELMVHFHDTRGLGMVNTLTAINLGVVKVQSTLGGLGGCPFAPGASGNLSTEDLVWMLNEMGYDTEVSFPQILKAAKEQIAVIPGQYSGHQININTNFVK; translated from the coding sequence ATGAAAGAAAAAATTGAAATTTATGAAGTTGGCCCTCGTGATGGATTCCAAAGTGTAAAAGTAGATTGTGTTTTAATACCAACTGAAGAAAAGTTAAAAGTCATCGACAATATTGTTTTGGCAGGGATAAAACATATAGAATTCACCTCTTTTGTCAGCCCAAAAGCTATTCCTCAATTAGCTGATTCAGTTGAAGTAACAAAATATGTCTTAGACAAATATCCAAATATAGATTTATTTGCTTTGGTCCCAAATCTTAGAGGAGCTAAAACAGCATACGATCTCGGTTTAAATAAGGTTTGTTATGTTGTTTCTCTCAGTTCTTCGCATAATAAAGCTAATATTAATCGCACTCATGAGCAATCTTTAGAAGCTTATAAAGAGATTAGAAATAATTATCCAGATTTAGAAATTATAGTTGACCTTGCAACTGCTTTTGGTTGTCCTTTTGAAGGAAAATACAAAGATCCTCAAAAAATAATAAATTTTATAGGGGACTATGTTAAAGAAGGAATGAAAGTATGTTGCCTATGTGATACTATTGGAATAGCAGATCCTATGCAGGTGAAAAATATTATTAGTAAAATAAAAACTCAATATCCCAATTTAGAGTTAATGGTACATTTTCATGATACTCGTGGGCTTGGAATGGTTAATACATTAACTGCCATCAATTTAGGCGTAGTAAAAGTTCAATCAACACTTGGTGGACTAGGAGGTTGTCCTTTTGCTCCAGGGGCTTCAGGAAATCTATCTACTGAGGATTTAGTTTGGATGTTAAACGAAATGGGTTATGACACAGAAGTTTCATTTCCTCAAATTTTAAAAGCAGCAAAAGAGCAGATTGCGGTGATACCAGGTCAATATAGTGGTCATCAAATAAATATAAATACTAATTTTGTAAAATGA
- a CDS encoding potassium/proton antiporter — MNNLLLFFAIVLILCVFVYKFLSKFGVPMLLIFISLGMIFGENGIFKIDFNNFELSRDICTIALIFIMFFGGFGTKLSMARPILKRAISLSTLGVFLTALLSATFCHYILNLNWQTSFLIGSVLGSTDAASVFSILRTHKLSLKENTASLLEIESGSNDPFAYVLTITFLSLSAGGINFPLLLFKQVAFALVIGYVVAKLTMVLLKRIRNLDIGFAMAFLMGTTLLTYAFTEYLGGNGYIAIYLFGILVGNSNFKGKSEIVSFFNGVTSIMQMLIFFLLGLLVSPVIAFKYIVPSTILMLALTFIVRPIVVFNLMYFFKASKGQMLLTSWAGLRGAASVVFSILVVVADREVGNLVFNISFIVVLLSIAIQGSLLPYVSKKLSMIDEEGNVLKTFNDYSDEENVNFISFEIDKAHNWIGKSIKDIQLMPGVLLVLIVRNNTNIIPSGSTIIETGDKIVLCGSTFDEKNSRIHLYEKIIDKDSDFKEKAIYELGKNLFVLMIKRGERAMIPHGNTIILENDILVLADR, encoded by the coding sequence ATGAATAATCTTTTATTATTTTTTGCTATAGTTTTAATTCTATGTGTATTTGTATATAAATTTTTAAGTAAATTCGGTGTTCCTATGCTTTTAATTTTCATAAGTTTAGGGATGATTTTTGGTGAGAATGGAATATTTAAGATAGATTTTAATAATTTTGAACTTTCCAGAGATATATGTACTATTGCTCTAATTTTCATTATGTTCTTTGGTGGCTTTGGTACAAAACTTTCTATGGCACGTCCAATTTTAAAAAGAGCTATAAGCCTTTCAACACTTGGAGTTTTTCTAACGGCTCTTCTAAGTGCTACATTTTGTCACTACATTTTAAATTTAAATTGGCAAACTTCTTTTCTAATAGGTTCGGTATTAGGCTCAACAGATGCAGCTTCTGTATTCTCTATTTTAAGAACTCACAAACTAAGCTTAAAAGAAAATACTGCCTCTTTACTTGAAATTGAAAGTGGTTCTAATGACCCTTTTGCTTATGTATTGACAATAACTTTCTTGTCATTGAGTGCTGGAGGTATAAATTTCCCCCTTTTGCTTTTTAAACAGGTTGCCTTTGCCTTAGTTATAGGTTATGTCGTTGCAAAACTTACTATGGTCTTATTAAAAAGAATAAGAAATTTAGATATTGGCTTTGCTATGGCATTTTTAATGGGAACTACTCTTTTAACCTATGCTTTCACTGAATATTTAGGAGGAAACGGATATATTGCTATTTATCTTTTTGGTATTTTAGTCGGAAATTCTAATTTTAAGGGAAAAAGTGAAATTGTATCTTTCTTTAATGGTGTAACAAGCATTATGCAAATGCTTATTTTTTTCTTATTAGGCTTGCTTGTAAGCCCAGTAATAGCTTTTAAATATATAGTTCCATCTACGATTTTAATGTTAGCACTTACTTTTATAGTAAGGCCTATTGTTGTTTTTAATTTAATGTATTTTTTTAAAGCCAGCAAAGGACAAATGCTTCTAACTTCTTGGGCCGGACTCAGAGGAGCAGCTTCAGTTGTTTTCTCAATACTCGTTGTCGTAGCTGACAGAGAAGTGGGAAATTTAGTCTTCAATATAAGCTTTATTGTAGTTTTATTATCAATCGCTATACAGGGTTCTCTCCTGCCTTATGTATCTAAAAAATTAAGTATGATAGATGAAGAAGGCAATGTTCTTAAAACCTTCAATGACTATTCAGATGAAGAGAATGTTAATTTTATAAGTTTTGAAATAGACAAGGCTCACAACTGGATAGGAAAATCTATAAAAGATATACAGCTTATGCCCGGTGTTTTGCTTGTTCTTATTGTTAGAAACAATACTAATATTATTCCAAGTGGAAGTACAATTATAGAAACAGGTGATAAAATCGTATTATGTGGTTCCACCTTTGATGAAAAGAATAGCAGAATTCATCTCTATGAAAAAATTATAGATAAGGACTCTGATTTTAAAGAAAAAGCTATTTATGAATTAGGAAAAAATTTATTTGTTCTAATGATAAAACGTGGTGAAAGAGCTATGATTCCACATGGAAATACTATAATTCTTGAGAATGATATTTTGGTATTGGCTGATAGATAA
- the rpsL gene encoding 30S ribosomal protein S12, with protein MPTLSQLVKNGRQTLTEKKKSPALLGNPQRRGVCVRVYTTTPKKPNSALRKVARVKLTNGIEVTCYIPGEGHNLQEHSIVLVRGGRTKDLPGVRYKIIRGALDTAGVAKRKQARSKYGAKNA; from the coding sequence ATGCCTACTCTAAGTCAATTAGTAAAAAATGGAAGACAAACATTAACAGAGAAGAAAAAATCTCCAGCTTTACTTGGAAACCCACAAAGAAGAGGAGTATGTGTGAGAGTTTATACAACTACACCTAAGAAACCAAACTCAGCTTTAAGAAAAGTTGCCAGAGTAAAATTAACTAATGGTATAGAAGTAACTTGTTATATTCCTGGTGAAGGACATAACTTACAAGAACACTCAATTGTTTTAGTAAGAGGAGGAAGAACAAAGGACTTACCAGGGGTTAGATATAAGATTATAAGAGGTGCTTTAGATACTGCTGGTGTTGCAAAAAGAAAACAAGCTAGATCTAAGTACGGTGCTAAAAACGCATAA
- the fusA gene encoding elongation factor G encodes MARKVSLDMTRNVGIMAHIDAGKTTTTERILFFTGVERKLGEVHEGQATMDWMEQEQERGITITSAATTCFWREHRINIIDTPGHVDFTVEVERSLRVLDGAVAVFSAVDGVQPQSETVWRQADKYKVPRVAFFNKMDRIGANFDMCVSDIKEKLGSNPVPIQLPIGAEDHFEGVVNLIEMKEYVWPIDSDNGQKFNIQEIREELKEKAEEARQYMLESIVETDDTLMEKFFNGEEISNEEIKKALRIATIENIIVPVTCGSSFKNKGVQALLDAIVDYMPAPTDVAMVEGTDPKDAEKKIDREMSDDAPFAALAFKVMTDPFVGRLTFFRVYSGVVEKGSYVLNSTKGKKERMGRILQMHANKREEIDYVYCGDIAAAVGLKDTTTGDTLCAENAPIVLEKMEFPEPVISVAVEPKTKNDQEKMGIALSKLAEEDPTFKVRTDEETGQTIISGMGELHLEIIVDRMKREFKVESNVGKPQVAYRETITASYDQEVKYAKQSGGRGQYGHVKIILEPNPGKEFEFVNKITGGVIPREYIPAVEKGCREALESGVIAGYPLVDVKVTLYDGSYHEVDSSEMAFKIAGSMALKQAAAKAKPVILEPVFKVEVTTPEEYMGDIIGDLNSRRGMVSGMIDRNGAKIVTAKVPLSEMFGYATDLRSKSQGRATYSWEFSEYLQVPASIQKTIQEERGK; translated from the coding sequence ATGGCTAGGAAAGTATCACTAGATATGACTAGAAACGTTGGAATAATGGCTCACATCGATGCGGGGAAAACAACAACAACTGAAAGAATATTATTTTTTACTGGGGTTGAAAGAAAACTAGGAGAAGTTCACGAAGGTCAAGCTACAATGGACTGGATGGAACAAGAGCAAGAGAGAGGAATAACAATTACTTCTGCGGCTACTACTTGTTTTTGGAGAGAACACAGGATAAATATAATAGACACACCAGGACACGTGGACTTTACAGTTGAGGTTGAAAGATCTTTAAGAGTATTAGATGGAGCAGTTGCTGTATTCTCAGCTGTTGACGGAGTTCAACCACAATCAGAAACAGTTTGGAGACAAGCAGATAAATATAAGGTACCAAGAGTTGCATTCTTTAATAAGATGGACAGAATAGGGGCTAACTTTGATATGTGTGTATCAGATATTAAAGAAAAGCTAGGTTCTAATCCAGTTCCTATACAATTACCAATAGGAGCTGAAGATCATTTTGAAGGTGTTGTAAATCTTATTGAAATGAAGGAATATGTATGGCCTATAGATTCTGATAATGGTCAAAAATTTAATATTCAAGAAATAAGAGAAGAATTAAAAGAAAAAGCTGAAGAAGCTAGACAATATATGTTGGAATCAATAGTTGAAACTGATGATACTCTTATGGAAAAATTCTTTAATGGGGAAGAAATTTCAAATGAAGAAATTAAAAAAGCATTAAGAATAGCTACTATTGAAAACATAATTGTTCCTGTAACTTGTGGTTCTTCATTTAAAAATAAAGGAGTTCAAGCATTATTGGATGCAATAGTAGACTATATGCCAGCTCCAACAGATGTTGCGATGGTAGAAGGTACAGACCCTAAAGATGCTGAAAAGAAAATCGATAGGGAAATGTCTGATGATGCTCCATTTGCAGCATTGGCATTTAAAGTAATGACAGATCCATTTGTAGGAAGATTAACTTTCTTTAGAGTTTATTCTGGAGTAGTTGAAAAGGGTTCTTATGTTTTAAACTCTACTAAGGGTAAAAAAGAAAGAATGGGAAGAATTCTTCAAATGCATGCTAATAAGAGAGAAGAAATTGACTACGTATACTGTGGAGATATAGCTGCTGCTGTTGGTCTAAAAGATACTACAACAGGGGACACATTGTGTGCTGAAAATGCTCCAATAGTTCTTGAAAAAATGGAATTCCCAGAACCAGTTATTTCAGTTGCGGTAGAACCAAAAACAAAAAATGACCAAGAAAAAATGGGAATTGCTTTATCTAAGCTTGCTGAAGAAGACCCTACTTTTAAGGTTAGAACAGATGAAGAAACAGGGCAAACAATTATCTCAGGAATGGGAGAATTACACCTAGAAATAATAGTTGACAGAATGAAAAGAGAATTTAAAGTTGAATCAAATGTAGGAAAACCACAAGTTGCTTACAGAGAAACAATTACTGCTTCTTATGATCAAGAAGTTAAATATGCAAAACAATCTGGAGGTAGAGGACAATACGGACATGTTAAAATTATCCTTGAACCAAACCCAGGAAAAGAATTTGAATTTGTTAATAAGATTACTGGTGGAGTTATTCCAAGAGAGTATATACCGGCAGTAGAAAAAGGATGTAGAGAGGCTCTTGAATCAGGAGTTATAGCTGGATATCCTTTAGTTGATGTAAAAGTTACTCTTTATGATGGTTCATACCACGAAGTTGACTCATCAGAAATGGCATTTAAAATAGCTGGATCAATGGCTCTTAAACAAGCTGCTGCTAAAGCTAAGCCAGTAATTTTAGAACCAGTATTTAAAGTAGAAGTTACAACTCCAGAAGAGTATATGGGAGATATAATTGGTGACTTGAACTCAAGAAGAGGTATGGTATCTGGAATGATAGATAGAAATGGAGCTAAAATAGTAACAGCTAAAGTACCTCTATCAGAAATGTTTGGATATGCGACTGATTTAAGATCTAAATCTCAAGGAAGAGCAACTTATTCTTGGGAATTTTCTGAATATCTTCAAGTACCGGCATCTATCCAAAAAACTATTCAAGAAGAAAGAGGTAAATAA
- a CDS encoding SLC13 family permease — MSIALISLIILVLVIFIGFFRKINVGLIAILAVTIFGTFIGERDSVIIKGFSSSLFIMLLGVSFLCSVGITNGALEMMSKKVLKLSGGHTFIVPILIYIIGFGIAAIGPGCVPALGIVAALSLPLGKSTGYDSVMLAIIGEMGSFTGRFSPITPESLLIKKLTEPQRITNYQNIVLIYATVTTIILSIVIFIIFKGYKVKTEKITQDEIPPFNKNQIFTLIGFLVVIIACTFFKRNVGLISFAVGIFLVLIKAADEKTVFKSISWSTLLMITGFGMLMEIVILVGGVSLLSDNLAKIMTPKTAIAIQGLTGGIMSWFSSAIGVVWPTLVPTVGNIANTVGVPTEGLISIMCLTASFAGLSPASTGGGLIMAANATDPNFTKEKENKLFIKLFAISVLTVVFIVIAALFGLYSIL, encoded by the coding sequence ATGAGTATTGCACTTATTTCTTTAATTATTTTAGTTTTAGTTATTTTTATTGGTTTTTTTAGAAAAATTAATGTTGGTTTGATTGCCATTTTAGCAGTTACAATTTTTGGAACCTTTATTGGAGAAAGAGATTCAGTAATTATAAAAGGATTTAGTTCAAGTCTTTTTATTATGTTGTTAGGTGTATCTTTTCTTTGTTCTGTGGGGATTACAAATGGAGCATTAGAGATGATGTCAAAAAAAGTATTAAAACTCTCTGGAGGGCATACTTTTATAGTTCCAATATTAATTTATATTATTGGATTTGGTATTGCGGCCATTGGTCCAGGCTGTGTTCCAGCATTGGGTATTGTTGCAGCTTTATCACTTCCACTTGGGAAATCTACAGGTTATGACTCTGTTATGCTGGCAATTATAGGCGAAATGGGATCTTTTACCGGACGTTTTTCACCTATTACTCCAGAATCATTATTGATTAAGAAATTAACAGAGCCTCAAAGAATTACAAATTATCAAAATATTGTTTTAATTTATGCAACAGTAACAACTATTATCTTGTCAATTGTTATTTTTATTATTTTTAAAGGTTATAAAGTGAAAACTGAAAAAATAACACAAGATGAAATTCCTCCATTTAATAAAAACCAAATTTTTACATTAATTGGATTTTTGGTAGTTATAATTGCCTGCACTTTTTTTAAGCGGAATGTTGGTTTAATATCTTTTGCTGTTGGAATTTTCTTAGTTTTAATAAAAGCTGCTGATGAAAAAACAGTTTTTAAGTCTATTTCCTGGTCTACTTTGTTAATGATTACCGGGTTTGGAATGCTGATGGAGATTGTAATTTTAGTTGGTGGAGTAAGTCTTTTATCAGATAATTTAGCAAAAATAATGACACCTAAAACAGCAATAGCAATTCAAGGTTTAACAGGTGGAATTATGTCATGGTTTAGTTCAGCTATTGGTGTAGTATGGCCAACTTTAGTTCCAACAGTTGGAAATATTGCTAACACTGTTGGAGTACCAACAGAGGGACTTATAAGTATAATGTGTTTGACAGCCTCTTTTGCTGGTTTAAGCCCAGCCTCTACCGGTGGTGGACTAATTATGGCAGCAAATGCAACAGATCCAAATTTTACAAAAGAAAAAGAGAATAAATTATTTATAAAACTTTTTGCAATCTCAGTTTTAACAGTAGTTTTTATCGTTATAGCAGCATTATTCGGATTATATAGCATCTTATAA
- a CDS encoding CaiB/BaiF CoA transferase family protein, with the protein MNENKGLLEGIVVLDLTRVLAGPYCGTLIADMGATVIKVENPTGGDDSRSMGPFINGHSVYYANFNRSKLGCTLNLKTPEGKEIFKELVKKADVVIENYRPGTMEKLGLGYDELKKVNPSIIYGAVSGFGHTGPLSKRAGYDIIGQAMGGLMSTTGWPGGPATRSGTPLGDVLGGLNLAIGILAALINREKTGLGEKVDVALVDSVASAMENITMIYQATGRIPQRIGNRYESTYPYDSFPAKDGDVIIAAGNNKLFAILCEIMGQAELKNDPRFIDVKNRVTNHDDLFKIVSNWSKEHTVDEIDKKLNDAGCPASIVNTIDRLVVDKQIAGAREMFPEIDQPGIGKLQITACPQKLTRTKSYPRKPAPLLGEDNIDIYGKMLGFDENRINELKEKGII; encoded by the coding sequence ATGAATGAAAATAAAGGACTTTTAGAAGGAATAGTTGTTTTAGACTTAACTCGTGTTTTAGCAGGACCTTATTGTGGGACGCTTATAGCTGATATGGGGGCCACTGTTATAAAGGTAGAAAATCCTACTGGTGGAGATGATAGTCGTTCTATGGGACCTTTTATCAATGGACACAGTGTTTATTATGCGAATTTTAATCGTAGTAAATTAGGCTGTACATTGAATTTAAAAACTCCTGAGGGAAAAGAAATATTTAAAGAATTAGTAAAGAAAGCAGATGTTGTGATTGAAAATTATAGGCCGGGGACAATGGAGAAGTTAGGACTAGGTTATGATGAATTAAAAAAAGTAAATCCATCTATTATATATGGAGCAGTTTCAGGCTTTGGACATACAGGACCTCTAAGTAAAAGAGCTGGATATGACATTATTGGGCAAGCTATGGGTGGGTTAATGAGCACTACAGGTTGGCCTGGAGGTCCAGCTACTCGTTCTGGAACACCTCTTGGAGATGTATTGGGGGGATTAAATCTTGCCATAGGAATATTAGCAGCATTAATTAATAGAGAGAAAACAGGTTTAGGAGAAAAGGTAGATGTTGCTTTAGTTGACTCTGTTGCCTCAGCTATGGAAAATATAACTATGATTTATCAGGCAACAGGACGTATTCCACAACGTATTGGAAATCGTTATGAGTCAACTTACCCCTATGATTCCTTTCCGGCAAAAGACGGAGATGTAATTATTGCTGCGGGAAATAATAAATTGTTTGCTATTTTATGTGAAATTATGGGGCAAGCAGAATTAAAAAATGATCCGAGATTTATAGATGTAAAAAATCGTGTCACTAATCATGATGACTTATTTAAAATAGTTTCTAATTGGTCAAAGGAACATACTGTTGATGAAATAGATAAAAAATTAAATGACGCAGGTTGTCCAGCTAGCATTGTAAATACAATTGATAGACTTGTAGTTGATAAGCAAATTGCAGGAGCTAGGGAAATGTTCCCAGAAATAGATCAACCTGGAATAGGAAAATTACAAATAACTGCTTGTCCACAAAAACTAACTCGTACTAAATCATATCCAAGAAAGCCAGCACCTTTGTTGGGAGAAGACAATATAGATATCTATGGAAAAATGTTAGGCTTTGATGAAAATAGAATAAATGAATTGAAAGAAAAAGGAATTATATAA
- a CDS encoding LysR family transcriptional regulator has product MDIKDMEYVITIAKFKSFSKAADALYVSQPALSQAIKKLESKLNIELFYRDKIKVEVTEVGAEFVKEAEEILKSISQLENKMKFLQYKKKKILSIGISWSYGRHFMADILKIFKQKEWDYSIKVIEGESRFLEGQIVQGNVDFGIFPAPIYNSNLISYPLLEEKILLAIHNDNTKALSIAKKQSETQKGVFLSSFSDFPFILMKKGFKLRNMVNHICYNENFSPVVLVESENLNTCLSLVENNYGITILPDIVLNKSNSKELNFFTIKDNYNSRFLLLVANPNMLKHIDLEQLAKEFSNIYFKNQ; this is encoded by the coding sequence ATGGATATCAAAGATATGGAATATGTCATTACCATTGCTAAATTTAAGTCCTTTTCTAAGGCTGCAGACGCACTTTATGTATCACAACCTGCTCTTAGTCAAGCTATAAAAAAACTTGAAAGTAAATTAAATATAGAACTTTTCTATAGAGATAAAATCAAAGTTGAGGTTACTGAGGTCGGTGCTGAATTTGTAAAAGAAGCCGAAGAAATTCTTAAATCTATCTCTCAATTAGAAAATAAAATGAAATTTTTACAATATAAGAAAAAGAAAATTCTTTCTATTGGCATTTCTTGGTCTTATGGTAGACATTTTATGGCAGATATTTTAAAAATCTTTAAACAAAAAGAATGGGATTATAGTATTAAGGTTATTGAAGGGGAATCACGATTTTTGGAGGGGCAAATAGTTCAGGGAAATGTTGATTTTGGAATATTTCCAGCTCCGATTTATAATTCTAATTTGATCTCTTATCCACTTTTAGAAGAAAAAATTTTATTAGCCATTCACAATGATAATACTAAGGCACTATCAATTGCAAAAAAACAAAGTGAAACACAAAAAGGAGTTTTCCTCTCCTCTTTTTCTGATTTCCCATTCATTCTAATGAAAAAAGGTTTTAAACTTAGAAATATGGTAAATCATATCTGCTATAATGAAAATTTTTCTCCAGTTGTTTTAGTGGAATCAGAAAATTTAAACACTTGTCTTTCCTTAGTGGAAAATAACTATGGAATCACAATTCTTCCTGATATCGTATTAAATAAATCAAACTCTAAAGAACTAAATTTTTTTACAATAAAAGATAATTATAACTCTCGTTTTTTACTTTTAGTTGCTAACCCTAATATGTTAAAACATATAGATCTCGAACAGCTAGCTAAAGAATTTTCCAACATCTATTTTAAAAATCAATAA
- the rpsG gene encoding 30S ribosomal protein S7 yields the protein MSRRRAAVKRDVLPDSRYSDKVVTKVINSIMLDGKKSIAEGIFYSAMDLIKEKTGQEGYDIFKQALENIKPQIEVRSRRIGGATYQVPVEVKADRQQTLAIRWLTNYTRARKEYGMIEKLAAELIAAANNEGATIKKKEDTYKMAEANRAFAHYRI from the coding sequence ATGTCAAGAAGAAGAGCAGCGGTAAAAAGAGATGTTTTACCAGATTCAAGATATTCTGATAAGGTTGTAACTAAAGTTATTAACTCAATAATGTTAGATGGTAAGAAATCAATAGCTGAAGGAATTTTTTATTCAGCAATGGATTTAATAAAGGAAAAAACTGGACAAGAAGGTTATGATATTTTTAAACAAGCTTTAGAAAATATTAAACCTCAAATAGAAGTTAGATCTAGAAGAATAGGGGGAGCTACTTATCAAGTTCCAGTTGAAGTTAAAGCTGATAGACAACAAACTTTAGCAATTAGATGGTTAACTAACTATACAAGAGCTAGAAAAGAATATGGAATGATAGAAAAATTGGCAGCAGAATTAATTGCAGCAGCAAATAATGAAGGTGCAACAATAAAGAAAAAAGAGGATACATATAAAATGGCAGAAGCCAACAGAGCATTTGCACATTACAGAATATAA
- the tuf gene encoding elongation factor Tu, with amino-acid sequence MAKEKFERSKPHVNIGTIGHVDHGKTTTTAAISKVLSDKGWAKKVDFDQIDAAPEEKERGITINTAHIEYETESRHYAHVDCPGHADYVKNMITGAAQMDGAILVVSAADGPMPQTREHILLSRQVGVPYIVVYLNKSDMVEDEELLELVEMEVRELLTEYGFPGDDIPVIRGSSLGALNGEEKWVEKILELMAAVDSYIPTPERAVDLPFLMPIEDVFTITGRGTVVTGRVERGVIKVGEEIEIVGIKPTTKTTCTGVEMFRKLLDQGQAGDNIGALLRGVKKEDVERGQVLAKPGSILPHTNFRGEVYVLTKEEGGRHTPFFSGYRPQFYFRTTDITGAVNLPEGVEMVMPGDNIEMTVELIHPIAMETGLRFAIREGGRTVASGVVSEITK; translated from the coding sequence ATGGCTAAAGAAAAATTTGAAAGAAGTAAACCGCATGTAAACATCGGAACAATTGGACACGTTGACCATGGAAAAACTACAACTACAGCTGCAATCTCTAAAGTATTATCTGATAAAGGATGGGCTAAAAAAGTTGATTTTGACCAAATAGACGCTGCTCCTGAAGAAAAAGAAAGAGGAATTACAATCAATACAGCTCACATAGAATATGAAACTGAATCAAGACACTATGCTCACGTTGACTGTCCAGGTCACGCGGACTATGTAAAAAACATGATAACTGGAGCTGCACAAATGGACGGAGCTATACTTGTTGTATCAGCTGCTGATGGTCCTATGCCTCAAACAAGAGAACACATTTTACTTTCTAGACAAGTTGGAGTTCCATATATAGTTGTTTATTTAAATAAATCAGATATGGTTGAAGATGAAGAATTACTAGAATTAGTAGAAATGGAAGTTAGAGAACTATTAACTGAATACGGATTCCCAGGAGATGATATTCCTGTAATAAGAGGTTCATCTTTAGGTGCTTTAAATGGAGAAGAAAAATGGGTAGAAAAAATATTAGAACTTATGGCAGCAGTAGATAGCTATATCCCAACTCCAGAAAGAGCAGTAGATTTACCATTCTTAATGCCAATCGAAGACGTTTTCACAATAACAGGAAGAGGAACAGTTGTTACTGGAAGAGTTGAAAGAGGAGTAATCAAAGTTGGAGAAGAAATAGAAATAGTTGGAATTAAACCAACAACTAAAACAACTTGTACAGGAGTAGAAATGTTTAGAAAACTTCTTGATCAAGGACAAGCAGGAGATAATATCGGAGCTCTATTAAGAGGAGTTAAGAAAGAAGATGTTGAAAGAGGACAAGTTCTTGCTAAACCAGGAAGTATCTTACCTCATACAAATTTCAGAGGAGAAGTTTACGTTCTAACTAAAGAAGAAGGAGGAAGACATACTCCATTCTTCTCAGGATATAGACCTCAATTCTACTTCAGAACTACTGACATAACAGGTGCAGTAAACTTACCAGAAGGAGTAGAAATGGTAATGCCTGGAGATAACATTGAAATGACTGTTGAATTAATTCACCCAATCGCAATGGAAACTGGATTAAGATTCGCAATTAGAGAAGGTGGAAGAACAGTTGCTTCAGGAGTTGTTTCTGAAATAACTAAATAG